The Thalassoroseus pseudoceratinae genome has a segment encoding these proteins:
- a CDS encoding sugar O-acetyltransferase: MPTEKEKMLAGEFYDALDGELVRDRERARDLCTQLNQADASDTNRMRQVMIDLFGTGGDTVWMQPPFYCDYGQNIHLGQRVFFNFNCVVLDVCPVRIGDFCQFGPAVQILTASHPMNAMSRRGREFGKPIEIGSDVWVGGGAIICPGVSIGERSVIGAGSIVTKDVPAGVFAAGNPCRVIRYISEDEQ; the protein is encoded by the coding sequence ATGCCAACCGAAAAAGAGAAGATGCTCGCCGGCGAGTTCTATGATGCATTGGACGGGGAGTTGGTTCGGGATCGCGAACGAGCACGGGACCTGTGTACGCAATTAAATCAAGCCGATGCCAGTGACACCAACCGCATGCGTCAGGTCATGATTGACTTGTTTGGAACGGGCGGCGACACCGTTTGGATGCAGCCTCCATTCTACTGTGACTACGGTCAAAACATTCATCTTGGGCAGCGTGTCTTTTTCAATTTCAACTGTGTCGTGCTCGATGTTTGCCCCGTTCGCATTGGCGATTTTTGCCAGTTTGGTCCAGCGGTTCAGATTTTGACTGCCAGTCATCCGATGAACGCCATGAGTCGTCGCGGTCGGGAATTCGGGAAGCCTATTGAAATCGGTTCCGATGTCTGGGTCGGTGGGGGCGCGATCATTTGCCCGGGGGTAAGCATCGGTGAAAGATCGGTCATCGGTGCCGGAAGTATCGTCACCAAGGATGTGCCTGCCGGAGTTTTTGCCGCGGGAAATCCTTGCCGCGTCATTCGTTATATCTCCGAAGACGAGCAGTAA
- a CDS encoding cation-translocating P-type ATPase family protein produces MHYVPDSFREFLPTDSDSKRERSIHYRSAPLYLLTGIVLALIGFDLLFGVAPPPGWETQTVFGFRLAMWAALVGGSRLLYHTLDDLWEGKVGAGLALVIALASAILLGEYITAALVVAITLLGECLEGYTIDRAQAAIRESLMTCPATALVVRNGQEIEVSASEVATEDTVVVRPGDVIPVDGHVTDGSSEVDESSLSGESLPVAKTEGARVFAGTINQLGLLKVSAERTGEETTSARIAQFTREAAAERTATMRTADRWAQLFLPILLLAAVLTLIGWRLASGEWSRGFEPALAVLVVSCPCALVLATPTAAMAALAWTSKHGVVPRGTSVLERLAEVDTFAFDKTGTLTESRFAIARVESSEKFDETDVLTFAAALEQHCEHPLADAVCDVVRERGLIIPEVQSVRIHPGFGVTGETVTDGRQIVVGSEAFLRSRDVAITEGNQSDETIFGVAVDGDFYGWITLTSRERNSARQTLTELRALGVTEMVLLTGDHQKAADSLASHLGRFDEVHSGLQPEDKARWIANRQSDGRHVAMVGDGINDAPALAVASVGISVGNTRNELVRQAGDLLLLGDPLRPLSGLVRLSRAMVANIRQNILVFAFGLNILGVLLSATGWLDPVAAAILHEIGSLAVMLNAMRLLWFEPAPTSSLARWTTRLGQAADSVAQFLSPTRITFWFLDRASLLTRLAMAAVAMVWLSWNIVQIRSDESAFVTRFGRVEQQLAAGLYWRWPPPFENVYRSRTDEIHQIPIGFRPVDETQSEQTPDVDFDASTVEWVSEHHTDRIRSDTQESLILTGDEVPIELTAEVLYQIHDLQKFAFGMSGADGLLRAVSETEIRQLAAGLTLDEILTTERSQLERRCRDRIERRFNQMDLGLTVAAVRLLDVHPPTSVVAAYRDVADAMENREQLINLALEYESQKLLTVAGETAFDRLRSGLAGGSRTIDPAAWDAVTKSLTAHPEIPQDNQSYELAGQAARSILEAHADAIRTRSKADGESDRFRSLLQAYQQHPEETSFEIFWQTIEENLADREMTILDPAVQGRRRIWIGAESPLTLPGAVPRPESQPQVDAEHTPTN; encoded by the coding sequence ATGCACTACGTCCCCGACTCCTTCCGTGAATTCCTCCCAACCGATTCCGATTCCAAGCGGGAGCGCAGTATCCATTACCGGTCTGCACCGCTGTATTTGTTAACGGGGATCGTGCTGGCATTGATCGGGTTCGATTTGCTGTTCGGCGTTGCTCCACCACCGGGATGGGAAACGCAGACCGTGTTCGGATTTCGTCTGGCGATGTGGGCTGCACTCGTCGGCGGTAGTCGGCTGCTCTACCACACGCTCGATGACTTGTGGGAAGGCAAAGTCGGGGCAGGATTGGCGTTGGTGATCGCGTTGGCGTCGGCCATTTTGCTGGGGGAGTACATCACCGCAGCGTTGGTTGTCGCGATTACGCTTCTCGGTGAGTGCTTGGAAGGTTACACGATTGACCGGGCACAAGCGGCGATCCGTGAAAGCCTCATGACGTGTCCGGCGACAGCGCTCGTCGTGAGAAACGGACAGGAAATCGAAGTCTCCGCGAGCGAAGTCGCAACCGAAGACACCGTTGTCGTGCGACCGGGGGACGTCATTCCGGTTGATGGTCATGTGACGGACGGGAGCTCCGAAGTCGATGAAAGTTCGCTCAGCGGCGAATCTCTGCCAGTCGCAAAAACGGAAGGCGCACGGGTTTTCGCCGGAACCATTAATCAACTCGGTCTGTTGAAGGTTTCAGCCGAGCGAACCGGAGAGGAAACGACATCCGCTAGAATTGCCCAGTTCACGCGTGAAGCAGCCGCCGAACGCACAGCGACAATGCGGACGGCCGACCGATGGGCACAATTGTTTCTCCCAATTCTGCTGTTGGCGGCAGTACTCACCTTGATCGGTTGGCGTCTTGCCAGTGGTGAGTGGAGCCGCGGATTCGAGCCGGCTTTGGCCGTGCTGGTGGTCTCGTGTCCGTGTGCATTGGTCTTGGCGACACCGACCGCTGCGATGGCGGCTCTGGCTTGGACGTCCAAGCATGGCGTCGTACCCCGGGGGACTTCGGTACTTGAGCGATTAGCCGAAGTCGACACCTTCGCATTCGACAAGACCGGCACATTGACCGAATCACGGTTTGCCATTGCGAGAGTCGAATCTTCGGAAAAGTTCGATGAAACCGATGTGCTGACTTTTGCAGCCGCACTGGAACAGCACTGCGAGCATCCGCTGGCCGATGCCGTCTGTGATGTAGTGCGGGAACGCGGATTGATTATCCCTGAAGTCCAAAGCGTCCGGATTCATCCCGGCTTCGGGGTGACTGGGGAGACCGTCACAGACGGTCGGCAGATTGTTGTCGGGAGTGAAGCGTTTCTTCGGTCTCGCGATGTCGCGATCACCGAAGGGAATCAGAGTGACGAAACGATATTCGGTGTCGCTGTCGACGGCGACTTTTATGGATGGATTACCTTGACGAGCCGCGAACGAAATTCGGCTCGGCAGACCTTGACCGAACTTCGTGCCCTTGGGGTGACGGAAATGGTGTTGCTCACTGGCGATCACCAAAAAGCGGCGGATTCACTCGCGAGCCACCTTGGTCGATTCGACGAAGTGCACTCAGGGTTGCAGCCCGAAGACAAAGCACGCTGGATCGCCAATCGTCAATCGGATGGTCGTCATGTCGCCATGGTCGGCGATGGGATCAACGACGCCCCTGCCCTGGCGGTTGCGTCGGTGGGGATCTCAGTTGGGAATACTCGCAATGAACTTGTTCGGCAGGCGGGAGATCTGCTTCTGCTCGGTGATCCGCTTCGGCCGCTCTCGGGGTTGGTCCGGTTGTCACGAGCGATGGTCGCGAACATTCGCCAGAACATTTTGGTGTTCGCGTTCGGGCTGAACATTCTTGGAGTGTTGCTTAGTGCAACGGGATGGCTGGATCCTGTTGCCGCAGCGATACTTCACGAAATCGGTTCCCTCGCCGTCATGCTCAACGCAATGCGTTTGCTGTGGTTTGAACCCGCACCAACAAGCTCACTCGCACGCTGGACAACTCGTTTGGGGCAAGCTGCGGACTCCGTCGCCCAGTTTTTGTCGCCGACTCGGATCACGTTTTGGTTCCTCGATCGTGCGAGTTTGCTGACGCGACTTGCAATGGCCGCAGTGGCGATGGTTTGGCTTTCTTGGAACATTGTGCAGATTCGCAGTGATGAATCGGCCTTCGTGACTCGTTTTGGCCGAGTTGAGCAGCAACTCGCGGCAGGTTTGTATTGGCGTTGGCCACCACCGTTCGAGAATGTTTATCGCAGTCGGACGGATGAAATCCATCAAATTCCGATCGGATTTCGACCAGTCGATGAAACTCAGTCGGAACAAACTCCAGACGTTGACTTCGACGCTTCCACCGTTGAATGGGTCAGCGAACATCACACGGATCGAATTCGTTCGGACACGCAGGAATCACTCATTTTGACCGGCGACGAAGTTCCGATCGAACTCACGGCCGAAGTGCTTTACCAGATTCACGATTTGCAAAAGTTCGCGTTTGGCATGTCCGGTGCAGATGGACTACTCCGGGCAGTTTCAGAAACAGAGATTCGGCAACTCGCGGCGGGCTTGACGCTGGACGAGATTCTCACCACCGAACGCAGCCAACTCGAACGACGTTGCCGGGACCGGATCGAACGGCGATTCAACCAAATGGATCTGGGACTCACCGTTGCCGCGGTTCGGTTGTTGGACGTGCATCCGCCGACATCCGTTGTGGCGGCGTATCGGGATGTGGCGGATGCGATGGAGAATCGCGAGCAACTGATTAACCTGGCATTGGAGTATGAGTCACAGAAGCTGCTGACGGTCGCCGGCGAGACGGCTTTTGACCGCTTACGCTCCGGGCTCGCTGGCGGTTCTCGCACGATTGATCCGGCGGCGTGGGATGCGGTCACGAAGTCGCTAACCGCCCATCCAGAGATTCCGCAAGACAACCAAAGTTATGAGTTGGCGGGGCAGGCAGCTCGATCAATCTTGGAAGCCCATGCCGATGCAATCCGGACACGCTCGAAAGCCGACGGTGAGTCGGATCGGTTTCGCAGCTTGCTGCAAGCCTATCAACAGCATCCCGAAGAAACCTCATTCGAGATCTTCTGGCAGACGATCGAAGAAAATCTAGCCGATCGCGAAATGACCATTCTCGACCCGGCGGTGCAGGGACGCCGACGTATTTGGATTGGAGCGGAAAGCCCGCTGACATTGCCGGGAGCCGTTCCGCGACCTGAAAGCCAACCTCAGGTCGATGCAGAACACACACCGACGAACTGA
- a CDS encoding metallophosphoesterase family protein, whose product MSDRVFAIGDIHGCDTALNALLDRLKLTPTDTVVVLGDIVDRGPGSRQVIERLMTLHDECNFVLIRGNHDEMMIKAYEGTDSYMSAMWLQVGGLEALESYGGQTLGLVPEAHINFLKTSVDYWETETDVFIHGNLRPEIPLQSQHWEAMRWEHLSGVEAALPDGRRVVCGHTSQKDGRPVVMEGWVCIDTFASGSGWLTALETGTNEIYRSKETGQIEGPLWLDEVANEFHR is encoded by the coding sequence ATGTCCGACCGCGTGTTCGCCATTGGTGATATTCACGGCTGCGATACCGCATTGAACGCCCTGCTGGATCGACTCAAACTGACACCGACGGACACGGTCGTTGTTTTGGGTGATATCGTCGATCGCGGACCAGGAAGTCGGCAAGTCATCGAACGGTTGATGACGCTTCACGACGAATGCAATTTCGTGCTAATTCGTGGCAATCACGATGAAATGATGATCAAAGCTTACGAAGGCACCGATTCCTACATGTCCGCCATGTGGCTGCAAGTCGGAGGTTTGGAGGCTTTGGAATCGTATGGCGGACAGACTCTTGGTTTGGTTCCGGAAGCCCATATCAACTTTTTGAAGACCAGCGTGGACTATTGGGAAACGGAGACCGACGTGTTCATTCATGGGAACTTGCGGCCCGAAATTCCCCTGCAAAGCCAACATTGGGAAGCAATGAGATGGGAACACCTGAGCGGGGTCGAAGCCGCCCTGCCGGACGGTCGTCGTGTGGTCTGTGGCCATACCAGCCAGAAAGACGGTCGTCCTGTGGTTATGGAGGGCTGGGTCTGCATTGATACATTCGCCAGTGGGAGCGGCTGGCTGACCGCCTTGGAGACCGGCACGAATGAGATCTACCGTTCCAAAGAAACTGGCCAAATCGAAGGACCACTGTGGCTTGACGAAGTCGCCAACGAGTTTCACCGGTGA
- a CDS encoding fused MFS/spermidine synthase, whose translation MRVDAPQASWTASASRILFGMFFVSGVCGLMYEVVWVRMLTRILGSTSYATSTVLAVFMGGLALGSFLSGRFVDRVRRPLLWYAMLELAVAAAALMTLILPQQLLPLYRTLYHAADGSRTILTTWQVCISTVVLLLPTLLMGATLPTLCSFGGRWFPDFRRGVANLYAVNTFGAFVGCLTAGFVLLGTIGETATIVCGAMLNAIVAMVAVGLSRKYESATRIERIKVAEEPSVQQPTDRKLRWAILLAFAINGFIALATEVIWGRMLVLYQGTSIYAFSSMLGVVLAGIGLGSYWMGRSLDELTNPLRTYARVQILSAVAALFALHLFGWMGGMARPSFLTGTNLRVLLTAPILLLGPLSFLWGMGFPLAAHCYTRVAGRAGRDVSDLYAWNTFGSILGALAGGFLFISTFGVSRSGIVLAIASALVGGWLLKLDARRQVLGQSTPSKSKHVSWGLLVACCVLAVTVGDPYLRVIESRMQARMATKSADSLQVFRHTESATGTTTAFGPYKQLWVNGEGMTHLCVETKLMAHLPLALADDPQATPDQPARDRRVCVICCGMGTSLKSAMVYDDVESWVVELLPDVFDCFGFFHPDQKDLLRRPDVHAIADDGRNYLQMNDRRYDVITVDPAPPFYSAGTVNLYTQEFFELAKSRITDGGVFCLWIPPWEEHEIRYVMKTYLNVFEHTRIWSGPGSDGFPQGFYMLGRRQPFKDVDQRITEMYRDANVVRDLQEWDDIVDSAAELQALYLGDGNEVRKLLTNVPVMTDDTPVTEFPLFRSLFVQKPNIFTGDVLRRQIAGIRKAPVRKEPKRNRIASSQR comes from the coding sequence ATGCGTGTGGACGCGCCCCAAGCAAGCTGGACGGCTTCGGCCTCTCGAATCCTGTTCGGAATGTTTTTTGTTTCTGGTGTGTGCGGGTTGATGTACGAGGTTGTGTGGGTGCGAATGCTCACTCGGATCCTTGGTAGCACTTCGTACGCCACATCGACCGTGCTCGCTGTCTTCATGGGTGGCTTGGCACTCGGAAGTTTTCTCTCCGGACGATTTGTGGATCGCGTCCGCCGACCACTCCTATGGTACGCCATGCTGGAACTGGCAGTCGCGGCGGCAGCCTTGATGACGTTGATCTTGCCGCAGCAATTGTTGCCACTGTATCGAACTTTGTACCACGCGGCCGATGGCTCTCGTACGATCCTCACCACATGGCAGGTCTGTATTTCTACGGTGGTCTTGCTGCTTCCGACACTTCTTATGGGGGCAACCTTGCCCACACTGTGCAGCTTCGGTGGCCGATGGTTCCCAGATTTCCGACGCGGTGTAGCGAACCTCTACGCCGTGAACACCTTCGGAGCGTTCGTCGGCTGTTTAACCGCGGGCTTCGTGCTGCTTGGAACTATTGGGGAAACTGCCACCATCGTTTGTGGGGCTATGCTCAATGCAATCGTCGCAATGGTCGCGGTCGGGTTGTCTCGAAAATATGAGTCGGCAACACGCATTGAACGAATCAAGGTCGCCGAGGAGCCGTCAGTTCAACAACCAACGGACCGCAAATTGCGATGGGCTATTCTTCTCGCGTTCGCCATTAACGGATTCATCGCCTTGGCAACCGAGGTCATTTGGGGACGGATGTTGGTGCTGTATCAAGGCACGAGCATTTACGCTTTCAGTTCGATGTTGGGTGTCGTCCTCGCGGGAATTGGACTCGGCAGTTATTGGATGGGACGATCGCTGGACGAGTTGACCAACCCGCTCCGAACGTATGCCCGAGTGCAAATTTTGTCCGCTGTGGCTGCGTTGTTCGCGTTGCATCTTTTCGGCTGGATGGGCGGAATGGCTCGGCCGTCGTTCCTTACAGGCACAAACCTCCGAGTTCTACTGACGGCTCCCATCTTACTTTTGGGACCGCTCTCGTTCTTATGGGGCATGGGTTTTCCATTGGCCGCCCATTGTTACACCCGAGTGGCTGGAAGAGCCGGTCGCGATGTGTCCGACTTATACGCCTGGAACACGTTCGGCAGCATTTTGGGTGCCCTTGCTGGCGGGTTCTTGTTCATTTCGACATTCGGCGTGAGTCGATCCGGGATCGTGTTGGCCATCGCGAGTGCCCTTGTCGGGGGATGGTTGTTAAAACTTGATGCTCGTCGGCAAGTCCTCGGACAGTCAACTCCATCGAAGAGCAAACACGTCTCTTGGGGGCTGCTGGTCGCGTGCTGCGTACTCGCGGTGACCGTGGGCGATCCGTACTTGAGAGTCATCGAAAGCCGCATGCAGGCACGGATGGCGACGAAAAGCGCCGATTCGCTGCAAGTCTTTCGACATACCGAGTCCGCAACCGGCACAACGACCGCGTTTGGTCCGTACAAACAACTGTGGGTCAATGGCGAAGGGATGACGCACCTCTGCGTCGAGACAAAACTCATGGCTCATTTGCCATTAGCATTGGCCGACGATCCCCAAGCCACGCCAGACCAACCCGCTCGCGATCGACGCGTTTGCGTGATTTGTTGCGGAATGGGAACCTCGCTGAAATCTGCGATGGTCTATGATGATGTGGAATCGTGGGTGGTCGAACTGTTGCCAGACGTGTTCGATTGCTTCGGATTCTTCCATCCCGACCAGAAAGACCTGCTACGTCGACCGGATGTGCATGCCATCGCGGACGATGGACGCAACTACCTCCAAATGAACGACCGGCGTTACGACGTCATCACTGTCGATCCTGCACCACCATTTTACAGTGCGGGCACCGTCAATCTTTACACGCAGGAATTCTTCGAACTCGCGAAGAGTCGCATCACAGACGGCGGAGTTTTTTGCCTGTGGATTCCGCCTTGGGAAGAACACGAAATTCGCTATGTGATGAAAACTTATCTGAATGTTTTCGAGCATACACGAATTTGGTCCGGCCCTGGGTCCGATGGTTTTCCGCAAGGCTTCTATATGCTGGGACGACGTCAACCGTTTAAAGATGTCGATCAGCGAATCACCGAAATGTATCGCGATGCAAACGTCGTCCGCGACCTGCAAGAGTGGGACGACATTGTGGACTCCGCTGCCGAACTCCAAGCCTTGTACCTGGGTGACGGAAACGAAGTTCGTAAACTACTTACCAATGTTCCCGTGATGACCGACGATACCCCGGTCACGGAGTTCCCGCTGTTCCGGTCGTTGTTTGTGCAGAAGCCGAACATCTTCACAGGTGATGTCCTGCGGCGACAAATCGCGGGTATTCGCAAGGCCCCCGTTCGCAAAGAGCCGAAACGAAATCGAATCGCGAGTTCTCAACGGTAG